Within the Magnetospirillum sp. genome, the region GCGCCGGCCGCAAGCACCAGATGCTTGGCCGCAAACAGCACCGCGCGGCCATCCACGAGCGCGCCGATTTCGTCCAGCGCAAAAGCGCTCCACACATGCGCGTCGCTGAAGATCTCCACGCCTGCGTCGCGCGCAGCCGCGACCAACGCAGAGCCGCTACGGAATTGTTTGTCGGGCGAAGCGGCTTCGTAGGCGGGGGCGAGCGGTTTGAAATATTGGCCGCCAGGCTGCGGCCGTTCATCGAGGATGACGACCTTCAAGCCCGCTCGTGCGGCGACAAGGGCGGCATTGAGCCCGGCCGCACCCGCACCGACCACGAGCACGTCCACGGCGCGGCGCTCCGGCTGTGCCGCAGGCGGCGGTGCTAGCGCAGACGGATCGGCCGAGGCGGCCGAGCGCACATCCATGCCGTCTTCGGCTTTGACGAGACAGGCGCGCTGTTCGGGTTTGCCGTCGACCGCGACGACGCATTCGAAGCACGCCCCCATGCCGCACCACACGCCGCGTGGCGCACCCGAACGCGCATGGCGCAGCGTTCGCAAGCCGGCGGCCGTGAGGGCAGCGGCCAGCGTTTCGCCCGCCACGGCCGGCACGGTTTGGCCGTCGAAGCGAAACGCAATGGGCGCGCCGATGCGGGCGGCGGAAAGACGCTGCGTCAAAGCTTCGTCCCGTGCCAGCCGGCCTCGCGCTTGCGCCAATAGATTTCGTTGAGGGCGCGCGTCACCGGTCCCGGCGCACCGCCGCGAATGGCGCGGCCCGCAACCTCGCGCACGCCCAAAGCGGCCCCCGAGGTCGAGCAAGTGAATACCTCATCGGCCACAAACAGATCGAACGCCGTCACCGCCGATTCGGCGACCGGCAAGCCAAGCTCGGCGGCAAGCTCGAAGAAGGTGCGTCGCGTGATGCCGTGCAGCACGCCCAAAGCGGGGCTGCGTAGCACGCCGTCTTTGACGAGAAAGATGTTCGAGCGCGGCGCTTCCTCGACAAAACCCTGCGCCGACAGCCACACGACGTCGTCGTAGCCGGAATCGAGCGCTTCGATTTTGGCGAGCTGGTACTGCAGGCGTGCGGTGTGCTTGTAGCGTGGATCAAGCGTGTCGGGCGCCATGCCGCGCTGATGGCCGATCTGCAGGCGAATCCCGGTTTCGCGCTGCTGTGCCGTGCCGAGATGCGCATAAGGTGTGGCAAAAGCGCGCACCGAGGGTTTGGCCGCGCGCGGATCGGAATTGCCGGGAGCGAGCATGCCGCGCGTGACGATGATTTTGATCGCGGCATCGGCAAGCCCGTTGCGGCGCGCGGTTTCGCACACGATATGCGACCAGCCAGCCGCATCGATGCCGGTATCGATGCGCGCGGCGTGCAGCGTGTCGACGAGGCGAGCGACATGCAGATCGAGGCGGAACACGAGGCCCTTCCACGCCGAGACGACCTCGTACACGCCGTCGCCGAACTGCACGCCCAGATCGAACGCCGACAGCCGCGCCTGGCTTTCGGGCACGTAAGAACCGTCGCAATAGAGAATGGGTTCGCTCGCCATAAATTCTTCCCCTCGCCTTCAAACGCCGCAAACGAAGCGGCGCGGATTGTCGCACATCAGCATCGCGATCTCGGCCGCCGAGAAGCCGCGGTCGCGCATCAGGCCCGGCACGTTGGCGGGCAGATGCGCGTAGCCGTGCCCGCCATAGGCCGCCAAGCGCGAACGCGTGCAAATGTCGTGCGAGAGCAGCAGCCGGTCGCCCCAGCCGTCGCTGATCGCCTGACGGATATAGCGCAGCCGCATCCAATCGGTCGGCAAATCGGCGATGCCCATCCAGTAATTCGACGTCTCGATGCCGAAGAAGTCGAATTCGAGCCAGCAGCCGCGCTTGGCAAGCTCGGCCATCGCCGGATAGTCGAAATAGGTGCGGTCGATGTGGCTGATCGCAACGCAAGCCGGATCGGCGCCGTTGGCCTCGAGAATGTCCAGAATCTGATGCGGCGCTTGGCTATGGCGGCCGGGATGCACATTGATCGACACACCCGTGCGCCGATGCGCGATGGCACTTGCCGCAAGCGACCGGCGCTCGAAATCCACCAACGGCCAGCTGCAGCCCACCTCGCCGATGAGGCCCGCTTTGACGTCGCTGCCCGCACAGCCCACGCGGATCTGGCTCTCGATGAAATCGGCGAGAAACCCGACATCGTGGGCGCGGAATTCAGGGGCGACGAACGGGGCCGTGTAGAACCCCGCACCCGCGACGATGGCGACACCCGTGGCAGCCGAAAGATCGCGCAAACCGACGGGGTCGGGCGCGATGCCGATCGTCGACAGCTCGAAAATGGTGCCGCCGCCGGCCTTGGCGAAGGCCGCAAGCTCGATCGCGGCAATATCGCGCTGCGTGAGGCGATGGTTGCCCTTGTGGTCGTTCGGGCGATAGGCGACCGCATGGGCATTGGCGAGCGTGATCGGCGTGTCGGCGATCGCGGGATCGCGCAGGTCGAGCGGTGTGAGATCGCACAGCACGTGCTCGTGCGGCAGGACGAGGCCCAACGCATCGGCCGATTTGGGCCCCAGTACCGTGGTTACATTCGCCATCCCGCCCCGCCCCGAAACGCACCCTTGCACAAAACCGCCGCCCGCGCGCAATATCGCCCGCAACATCATACAATCGGATACAAGCATGGCGAAACAGTTCCGCGGCACCTACACCGTTCTCATCACGCCTTTCGACGAAAGCGGCGAAAAGGTCGATCTCAAGGCGATGGCCGATCTCGTCGATTGGCAGATCGCCGAAGGCATCCACGGGCTCATTCCGCTGGGCTCGACCGGCGAATTTCTATCGCTCAGCGACGACGAGGCGGCTGCCGTCGCCGAAACAACGATCAAGGCCGCGCGCGGCCGCGTGCCCGTGCTGATCGGCACGGGTGCCGAAGATACGCGCGAGGCCGTGCGACTTGCCAAACGCGCCGAAAAGCTGGGCGCCGATGGCGTGATGGTGATCCCGCCTTTCTATTCGACGCCGACCGAAGACGAGCTGTTCGCGCACTACAAAAGCATCGGTGCGGCGATCGGCCTGCCGATCATGATCTACAACAACCCCGCCACCGCGAACGTGGATATGCGCCCCGAAACGGTGAAGCGCCTCAGCGCCATCGACAATGTGCGCTATATCAAGGAATCCACGCTCGAGGTCACGCGCGTGCGCGACATTATCGACCTGTGCGGTGACCGCATGACGGTGTTTGCGGGCATCCTCGGCTACGAATCCTTCTGGTTGGGTGCCGAAGGCTGGGTCGCCGTGTGCTCGAACCTGCTCCCCCGCGATTCGGCCCGGCTGTTCGAGCTTGTCGCCGACAAACGCGACCAGCCGGCGGCCTTGGCGCTCTACAAGCGCATCCTGCCGATCGTGCGTTGGGTCGGCGGCCAGCGTTATGTGGGTGCAACCAAAGCCGCTTTCGGCATGATGGGCCGCCCGGTAGGCCCGCCGCGCCCGCCGCGCCTGCCGCTGCCGGCCGTCGATGCGGCCTTGCTGCGCAAAGACCTCGCCGCCTTGGGGCTCGTTGCCCCCGGTTGAGGCGCTCCGGCGCTGGATTTGGCGCCCGATTTGCATACAATTAGCCACGCGATTCCAGACCCCAGGGGAGACACGACATGACCGACAAATCCAAAGCCCAAGCCATCCGGCTCGACCGGCGCACGCTTATCGCGACCGGCCTTGCCGCCGGTGCAGCGGCTGCCGCCCTGCCCAAGCGCGTACGCGCCCAAGCGCGCATCGCCCCGCCCAACATCATCAAGGCCGGCACGCTGGTCATGTCGATCAACCCGACCCTGCCGCCGCTGCAATTCGTCGACGATCGCGGCCAGCTGCAGGGCATGCGCGTCGAACTCGGCAACGAAGTGGCCAAGCGCCTCGGCCTCACGCCCGAATATATCCGCATCGAATTCTCGGCGATGGTGCCGGGCCTCGCGGCCAAGCGCTGGGACATGATCAACACCGGCATCTTCTGGACCGAAGAACGCTCGCGGCTTATGTACATGGTACCCTACGAACAGGCGGCGGTGAGCTTCCTTGCCGCTCGCGGCAACCCGCTCGGCATTTCGAAGATCCAGGACCTCGCTGGCCGGCGCGTGTCGGTCGAACTCGGCGGCATTGAAGAGCGCCGCACGCGCGAAGTCAGCGAAATTCTGGTCAAGGAAGGCCTTCGCCCGGTCGAAGTGCGCACCTTCAACAATTTCGCCGAAGCCTTCCAAGCGCTGCGCGCCGGCCAAGCCGACGCCGCCACGAGCATCGACGCGACGGCGATGTTCATGCAGCAGCGCGGCGACTTCACGCGCGCGATCAGCGGCGTGTTCCCGCAGACCGCGACCTTCGCCTTTGCCAACAAGGCGCTGGCCGAAGCCGTGGTGGGTGCGCTCAACGACACCAAGCGCGACGGCTTCTACGACCAGCTGTTCGACAAATACGGCGTGCTCAAAATTTCCGAGCCGACCTTCGCGATCAACGGCCCCGGCCCGGCCTAAAAGCCATCGGCGGCGGGCGGATGCGGCAAAGGCCGCATCCGCCCGCTCCGCTCCAAGAGGGCACGTCCCAGGAAGATATGCGATGAAGGTTTGGAACTGGGACGGGTTTTGGAGCTACTTCCTCAACCCCTATCTGCTCGAAGGCGCGCTGTGGACGGTCGCTTTGACCGCCAACACGCTGCTTTTCGGATTTCTGCTGGGCTTGGCGTTGGCCGCCATGCGCATGTCCAATTCGAAATACCTCGACCGTGCCGCACAGACCTATATTTGGGTGTTTCGCGGCACGCCGCTTCTGGTGCAACTCATCATTATCTATACGGGCCTGCCGCAATTGGGCCTCGTGCGCTTGAGCGTGCTGCAATCGGCTTTGATCGGCTTGGCGCTGAACGAAGCAGCGTATCTCTCCGAAATTCTGCGCGGCGGTATTCTGTCGGTCGCCAAGGGCCAGACGGAAGCCGCCCGCTCGCTCGGGCTTCGCCCGCACCAGATTTTCCGCCTCGTCGTGTTTCCGCAAGCCTTGCGCGTGATCATCCCGCCGCTCGGCAATTCGGTGAACGGCCTTCTGAAAGCGACCTCAATCGCCTCGGTCATTTCGATGGAAGAGCTCTTGCGCCGCGGCCAGATCCTGATGCAGCAGCGCTTCGAAGTGCTCGAAATCTTCATGGTCGTGGCGATCATCTATCTCGCGATGACCACGTGCTGGGACTACGTGCAGCGCCGCATCGAAGCGCATTACGGCAAAGCCTACGGTGCGATGGAACACAAACAACTCGCCCGCGACGACCGGTAGCCGGACTTAGTCCTTCGCCGCCAGCTTTTCGCGCAGGGCGCGCACTTCGCCCGCCAGCGCTTCGATCTGGGCGGCGAGCGCTGCCTGCGGGTCGGGCTGATCGGCGGCGTTTTCGGCGTGCAGGCGCGTCATCGAATCGACGATGAGGGCAATGAACAGGTTCAGCACCACGAACGTCGACACCAGAATGAACGGCAGGAAATACAGCATCGCCGCCGGATGGTCTTCCAGTGCGGGTTTGACGATCTCCCCCGACCAGCCGTCGAGCGTCATCAGCTGGAACAGCGTGAGGAACGTCGCCCCCAGCGTGCCGAACTGCTCGGGCTGGGTATCGCCGAACAATTTGGTGCCCATCACCGCGAACACGTAGAACACGAGCATCAGCAGGGCCATGATCGCCGACATGCCCGGCAGCGAACGCAGCAGCGCTTCGACGATCGAGCGCATCGACGGCACGATCGAGATGAGCCGCAGCACGCGCAACACGCGCAAGGCACGCAAGACCGACAGCGGCCCCGACGCTGGAACGAGAGCGATCGCAACGACGATCAAGTCGAACCAGTTCCAACCGCCGCGGAAAAAGCGCAGCCCGTGCGCAAAGATGCGCAAAGCGATTTCGACCGTGAAGACCGCGAGGATCGCGGTGTCGAGAACCGACAGCACGCCGCCGATCGCGTCCGTGACGGTATCCGAAGTTTCGAGGCCCAGCGTGATCGCGTTGAGCACGATCAGCGCCATGACAGCGCGCTGGACGGGGGCCGACTCGACCCAGCGACGCAAACGAGCGCGAAACGTGGGTTCGGGAACGGGGGTAGAAAGCGCTGTATCGGTCATGGCGGCTCCGGGGGGGCGGAACAGGGGGGATCGCGAATCGCCGCGCAATATAGAGCCGCCCGACGCGGGGCCCAAGGGGGTGCGGTACCGCCGAATGGCCTATGCGCTCCTGCACCGCTTCGTCTATAAAAGGCGGGTCGAGAAACGCGCTAGGATTTCGCATGAATTCGCCCGCACCGATCGAACGGCTGCGTTTGCCCGCCACGTGCGATGCAGCGGCGGCCGACGCACTCAAGCCCGAGCTAGCAGCACGCCTCGATGCGCGCACGCCCCTGGTGCTTGACGCGAGCGACGTGGCCGAACCGTCCGTCGCGGTGATCCAGCTCATCGAAGCGGCAAGCGTGGCGTTCGCAGCCCACGATCTGCGCTTCGGTTTCGCCGATCCGTCCGATGCGCTGTGCGCGGCCTACGAAGATATCGGCCTCTATTCCGCCCTCATGCAGCGCCTTGTGATGGACGCATGAGCAGCGAAGAAGAAGATCTGCAGCGCATCTTTTTCCTCGAATGCGAGGAGCTGCTCGCGAGTGCGGAGCAATCGGTCGAAACGCTGAAAAATGCGGCGTCGGACGCGGCGATCAACGCGCTGTTCCGCGCCGTGCATTCGATCAAAGGCGGGGCCGGCGCTTTCGGCATGGACCGGCTCGCCAAATTCGCGCATGCGTTCGAATCCTTCATGGATCTGCTGCGCAAGGGCAAAGCCGCCCTCGATGCGGCAGCGGTCGATCTGCTGTTCGACGGCGTCGACATGCTGCGCCTGCTCGTCGACGAATCGCAGAACGGCACGCCGGCCCCGGCCGAGCGCTATGCCGCCACTTTTGCGGCATTGCGCGCAGCCGCCGGGCTCGACGACGAGCCGGCGGAGGAAGCAGGGGCCGATTTCGATCCGATGGCGGCCTTTGCCAATGCCGCACCGGCCGTCGAAGAACCGGCCGCAGCGACGGCGACCTATCGCATTCGCTTCGCTCCGGGCCCGAATTTCATCAAAGCCGGGCTCGATCCGCTACGTATCTTCGCCGCCCTTAAAGCCATGGGCGATCTCAGCGCCGAGATCGACGCAAGCGCTCTTCCCGCCTTCGCCAATCTCGATCCCGAGGTTTGCCATTATCGCTGGAACCTGACGCTCGAAACGGCAGCTCCCTTCGCCGACATCGACGAAGTGCGCGAGATGATCGACGATCTGGCGCAGTTCGAGATCGAAGCGCCTGCCGCAGCGTCGGCGCCGGAGCCAGCGCCCGCATCGGAAGCCCCGCAGCCGGACGCGAGCGCCGCACCGGCAACGGTCGCGGCAAAGCCCGCCCCCGCCCCGGCAGCTCCTGCCACAGCGCCTGCCGCCGAAGCCAAACGCGACAAGCCCGTTGCGACCGTGCGCGTGGACGTGCCCAAGCTCGAGCGGCTCGGCAACATGGTGGGCGAGCTCATCATCACGCAGGCGTTTCTCGCGCGCCAAGCCGCCTCGCTCGATCCCGAGACCTACCGGCCGCTGTTCCGCGCCCTCGACGACATGTCGCAGCACATCCGCGACTTGGCCGACGCCGCGACGGCGATCCGCGCGCAGCCGCTCAAGGTCGTTTTTTCGCGCTTCGGCGCCATCGTGCGCGACCTCGAAAAGAATACCGGCAAACGCGTGCGGCTCGTGGTCGAGGGCGAAGCGACTGAAATCGACAAGACGGTGGTCGAGCGGCTCAGCGAGCCGCTTACGCACCTCATCCGCAATTCGATCGACCACGGCATCGAATCGCCCGAGAAGCGCGAGGCGGCCGGCAAAGACCCGGTCGGCCAGCTGCGCTTGCGCGCCGAGCAGCGCGGCAGCCAGGTCGTGATCGAATTGGCCGACGACGGTGCGGGCGTCAATCGCGAACGCGTGCTCGCCAAGGCGATCGAGCGCGGGCTCGTCGCGCAAGGGGCCGCTTTGTCGGACGAAGAAATCGACGAGCTGATTTTCCTGCCCGGCTTCTCGACCGCCGACACGGTCACCTCCGTGTCGGGGCGCGGCGTGGGCATGGATGCCGTACGCGCCACGATCGGCGAGATGAGCGGGCGCGTGGCGCTGTCCTCGCGGCCCGGCAAGGGCACGGTGTTTTCGCTGTATCTGCCGCTGTCGCTGGCCGTGCTCGACGCGATGGCAATGCTCGTCGGCCGCCAGAACTATCTCGTTCCCATCGGCGATATCGTGGAAAGTCTGCGCCCGGCGGAGGCCGCGATCGTGCGCCTTGATCGCGGCCGCGCGATGCTTGCTTGGCGCGGCGCCATGCTGCGCATCTTGAGCCTTGGCGAAGAGTTCGGCGTGGCCGGCGCGATCGACGATCCCACGCGCTGCATCCTCGTGGTTGTGCGCGCGGCGCAGGGCGAGATGCTGGCCTTGCAGGTCGACGATCTGATCGGCCAGGAGCCGGTCGTGGTCAAAAGCCTCGAAAAGAATTTCCGCAAAGTGGCTGGCATTTCGGGGGCGACGATCCTGGGCGACGGCAGGCCTGCCCTGATCCTCGATCCACCGTCGCTCGGCAGTGCGAGTGCCCGCCGCCGCCGTCTCGAATCCGCCAACGAACCGACAGAAGCCTGAGGGAGCCGCCGATGGAGCAACCACGCAAAACCGCCGTCGTGAGCGAAGCGCCCGAAACCCAGTTCGTGTCCTTCGAGGTGGGTCCCGACACGTTTCTGATCCCGATCGAAAAGGTCGTCGAGTTCCGCACCTGGTCGGAACCCACGTCCGTGCCGCACACGCCTGAGTTCGTGCGCGGCATCGTCAATATCCGCGGCGAAATCGTGCCGATCTACGACGTGGCCGCACGGCTCGGGCGCGGGCTTACGAAGGCGGCGGCGCGCCATGTCGTAGTCATCGTGCGCTCGGACGACGGGCGCTCGGTCGGCCTGCTCGTCGATTCGGTGACCGACATCGTCAATGCGCGTACCGCCGACATGGCGCCGATCCCGCGCATCGAGGGCGGCGACGCCACGCCGTTCATGCGCGGCGTCGTGTTCGTCGAAGCGCGCATTCTGGGCGTGACCGACGTCGACCGACTGGTGCAGGAAACGCTGCCCGACGGCGCGCTGCAGATGGCCGACGAATCGGCGGGAGCATCCGCGCCGATATGAACGCGCTTTCCCTGCCGCCGTCCGCAACGCTCGCCGTTCCCGAATTCACGCCCGACGACATGGCGTTTTTCGCGAGCGAATTGCGCGTGCGCACCGGCATCGTGCTGGCGGCGAGCAAAGCGGCCCTGGTCGTGCGGCGCTTGGCGCCGCGCATGCGCGAATTGGGCTGCGCGCAGTTCGCCGACTATCGGCGCCTGCT harbors:
- a CDS encoding aminotransferase class IV, which encodes MASEPILYCDGSYVPESQARLSAFDLGVQFGDGVYEVVSAWKGLVFRLDLHVARLVDTLHAARIDTGIDAAGWSHIVCETARRNGLADAAIKIIVTRGMLAPGNSDPRAAKPSVRAFATPYAHLGTAQQRETGIRLQIGHQRGMAPDTLDPRYKHTARLQYQLAKIEALDSGYDDVVWLSAQGFVEEAPRSNIFLVKDGVLRSPALGVLHGITRRTFFELAAELGLPVAESAVTAFDLFVADEVFTCSTSGAALGVREVAGRAIRGGAPGPVTRALNEIYWRKREAGWHGTKL
- a CDS encoding dihydrodipicolinate synthase family protein — protein: MAKQFRGTYTVLITPFDESGEKVDLKAMADLVDWQIAEGIHGLIPLGSTGEFLSLSDDEAAAVAETTIKAARGRVPVLIGTGAEDTREAVRLAKRAEKLGADGVMVIPPFYSTPTEDELFAHYKSIGAAIGLPIMIYNNPATANVDMRPETVKRLSAIDNVRYIKESTLEVTRVRDIIDLCGDRMTVFAGILGYESFWLGAEGWVAVCSNLLPRDSARLFELVADKRDQPAALALYKRILPIVRWVGGQRYVGATKAAFGMMGRPVGPPRPPRLPLPAVDAALLRKDLAALGLVAPG
- a CDS encoding ABC transporter substrate-binding protein, with translation MTDKSKAQAIRLDRRTLIATGLAAGAAAAALPKRVRAQARIAPPNIIKAGTLVMSINPTLPPLQFVDDRGQLQGMRVELGNEVAKRLGLTPEYIRIEFSAMVPGLAAKRWDMINTGIFWTEERSRLMYMVPYEQAAVSFLAARGNPLGISKIQDLAGRRVSVELGGIEERRTREVSEILVKEGLRPVEVRTFNNFAEAFQALRAGQADAATSIDATAMFMQQRGDFTRAISGVFPQTATFAFANKALAEAVVGALNDTKRDGFYDQLFDKYGVLKISEPTFAINGPGPA
- a CDS encoding amino acid ABC transporter permease, giving the protein MKVWNWDGFWSYFLNPYLLEGALWTVALTANTLLFGFLLGLALAAMRMSNSKYLDRAAQTYIWVFRGTPLLVQLIIIYTGLPQLGLVRLSVLQSALIGLALNEAAYLSEILRGGILSVAKGQTEAARSLGLRPHQIFRLVVFPQALRVIIPPLGNSVNGLLKATSIASVISMEELLRRGQILMQQRFEVLEIFMVVAIIYLAMTTCWDYVQRRIEAHYGKAYGAMEHKQLARDDR
- a CDS encoding ion transporter, which codes for MTDTALSTPVPEPTFRARLRRWVESAPVQRAVMALIVLNAITLGLETSDTVTDAIGGVLSVLDTAILAVFTVEIALRIFAHGLRFFRGGWNWFDLIVVAIALVPASGPLSVLRALRVLRVLRLISIVPSMRSIVEALLRSLPGMSAIMALLMLVFYVFAVMGTKLFGDTQPEQFGTLGATFLTLFQLMTLDGWSGEIVKPALEDHPAAMLYFLPFILVSTFVVLNLFIALIVDSMTRLHAENAADQPDPQAALAAQIEALAGEVRALREKLAAKD
- a CDS encoding STAS domain-containing protein → MNSPAPIERLRLPATCDAAAADALKPELAARLDARTPLVLDASDVAEPSVAVIQLIEAASVAFAAHDLRFGFADPSDALCAAYEDIGLYSALMQRLVMDA
- a CDS encoding chemotaxis protein CheA: MSSEEEDLQRIFFLECEELLASAEQSVETLKNAASDAAINALFRAVHSIKGGAGAFGMDRLAKFAHAFESFMDLLRKGKAALDAAAVDLLFDGVDMLRLLVDESQNGTPAPAERYAATFAALRAAAGLDDEPAEEAGADFDPMAAFANAAPAVEEPAAATATYRIRFAPGPNFIKAGLDPLRIFAALKAMGDLSAEIDASALPAFANLDPEVCHYRWNLTLETAAPFADIDEVREMIDDLAQFEIEAPAAASAPEPAPASEAPQPDASAAPATVAAKPAPAPAAPATAPAAEAKRDKPVATVRVDVPKLERLGNMVGELIITQAFLARQAASLDPETYRPLFRALDDMSQHIRDLADAATAIRAQPLKVVFSRFGAIVRDLEKNTGKRVRLVVEGEATEIDKTVVERLSEPLTHLIRNSIDHGIESPEKREAAGKDPVGQLRLRAEQRGSQVVIELADDGAGVNRERVLAKAIERGLVAQGAALSDEEIDELIFLPGFSTADTVTSVSGRGVGMDAVRATIGEMSGRVALSSRPGKGTVFSLYLPLSLAVLDAMAMLVGRQNYLVPIGDIVESLRPAEAAIVRLDRGRAMLAWRGAMLRILSLGEEFGVAGAIDDPTRCILVVVRAAQGEMLALQVDDLIGQEPVVVKSLEKNFRKVAGISGATILGDGRPALILDPPSLGSASARRRRLESANEPTEA
- a CDS encoding chemotaxis protein CheW, with amino-acid sequence MEQPRKTAVVSEAPETQFVSFEVGPDTFLIPIEKVVEFRTWSEPTSVPHTPEFVRGIVNIRGEIVPIYDVAARLGRGLTKAAARHVVVIVRSDDGRSVGLLVDSVTDIVNARTADMAPIPRIEGGDATPFMRGVVFVEARILGVTDVDRLVQETLPDGALQMADESAGASAPI